A single genomic interval of Pyrus communis chromosome 5, drPyrComm1.1, whole genome shotgun sequence harbors:
- the LOC137733926 gene encoding disease resistance protein RGA2-like, whose product MAEGVLFNIAERIIVRLGNRAFQRIGSIWGVPDELNKLKETVAGFQAVLLDAEQKQANNNEVKLWLQSVEDAVYEADDVLDEFNTQVQRRQVLRGNTKLSNKVRFFFSSSNQLVFGLEMSHKIKDINKRLSEVASRRPSDLNNNREDTRFILRERVTHSFVPKDNIIGRDEDKMAIIQLLLDPISTENVSTISIVGIGGLGKSALAQLIFNDEVIQKHFELKIWICVSIIFELDILAKKILKVDKLDKKQRDMVDELNMDQLQNDLRKKVNGKKYLLVLDDVWNEEPQKWLSLMDLLKGGGEGSRILITTRTKTVAMTSHTTKQYPLRGLNEVQSWSLFKKMTFQDGKELENSTIKAVGMEVVRKCKGVPLAIRTIGGMLRNKHHEIEWFNFKERKLSKISQKEDDILPTLKLSYDVLPSHLKHCFAYCSLFPPDYEISVPRLIRLWVAQGFIESCDENECLEDVAFEYYRELLCRSFFQEEKINDFGIISCKMHDLMNELAILVSGVGSVVVDLNQKNFHEKLRHLSFNFEIDLSKWEVPTSLLKASKIRTFLFLQQAWGDRQSSSRNAFYTTIVSNFKLLRMLSLNELGITTLPNCLKKMKHLRYLDLSENPMERLPDWIVGLSNLETLDLSWCGSLVELPRDIKKMINLRHLILEGCMGLSGMPRGIGELNGVRTLNRFVLSESNCLGRGGSAGLAELGTLNELRGELKILDLRHVVSESNVGTPLKDKHLDELHLVWKEGEDISAVDEEDIIKSMEVLQPPSNLKHLGVWGYGGVRFASWFSSLINIVNLELWFCKRCQRLPPLDHLPSLKSLELQNLEKLEYISENESSNSMSDEMMRISFFPSLETLELNNCPVLKGWWRAHTHNSAASSSSTENLSLPSFPRLSTLSIDECPNLTSMPLYPNVERIHLEKSSWKVVDSLFVRGASDITHDVGVDVDVSASSSSPHLSKLTHLTLGGIEDLASLPEEISNLTSLKELAIDYCPKLASLPEGIRGLPCLNRLKIHRCPMLSERCKKETGEDWFKIAHIQSIEIDES is encoded by the exons AAG GTGCGCTTTTTCTTTTCTAGCTCAAATCAACTTGTTTTTGGGTTAGAGATGAGTCATAAGATAAAAGATATTAACAAGAGGCTTAGTGAGGTTGCATCCCGTAGACCCAGTGACTTAAACAATAATCGTGAAGATACAAGATTTATATTGAGAGAGAGGGTCACTCACTCGTTTGTCCCTAAGGATAATATTATAGGGAGAGATGAAGATAAAATGGCAATTATCCAACTTTTGTTGGATCCCATCTCAACTGAGAATGTGTCAACCATTTCCATAGTTGGAATTGGAGGATTGGGGAAAAGTGCCCTTGCCCAACTCATATTCAATGATGAGGTGattcaaaagcattttgagttgaaAATATGGATATGTGTCTCTATTATATTTGAGTTGGATATACTGGCTAAGAAAATCCTAAAAGTTGACAAGCTCGATAAGAAGCAGCGTGATATGGTGGACGAGCTTAACATGGATCAACTGCAAAATGATCTTAGAAAGAAAGTAAATGGGAAGAAATACCTACTTGTGTTGGATGATGTTTGGAATGAGGAACCACAGAAGTGGCTTAGCTTGATGGACTTGTTAAAAGGTGGTGGAGAAGGTAGTAGAATATTAATAACCACTCGTACTAAAACCGTTGCGATGACATCACACACAACTAAACAGTACCCCTTAAGGGGTTTGAATGAAGTGCAAAGCTGGTCCTTATTTAAGAAAATGACTTTTCAAGATGGAAAAGAACTAGAGAATTCAACAATTAAGGCAGTTGGGATGGAGGTTGTAAGAAAATGTAAGGGAGTTCCACTCGCTATAAGGACGATAGGTGGGATGTTGCGCAACAAACATCATGAAATAGAATGGTTTAATTTCAAAGAAAGGAAACTTTCAAAAATAAGTCAAAAAGAAGATGATATTTTACCAACACTCAAACTAAGTTATGATGTGCTCCCATCACATTTGAAGCATTGTTTTGCTTATTGTAGCTTGTTCCCACCTGATTATGAGATCTCTGTACCAAGATTGATTAGACTTTGGGTGGCACAAGGGTTCATTGAGTCATGCGACGAAAACGAGTGTTTGGAGGATGTTGCGTTTGAATATTACAGGGAATTGTTGTGCAGATCGttttttcaagaagaaaaaataaatgattttggTATAATAAGTTGTAAAATGCACGATCTCATGAATGAACTTGCAATCTTAGTGTCGGGGGTCGGAAGTGTCGTAGTTGATTTGAACCAAAagaattttcatgaaaagcTTCGTCATCTATCtttcaattttgaaattgatttgtCGAAATGGGAAGTGCCAACATCCTTGCTAAAAGCAAGCAAGATAcgaacctttctttttcttcaacaaGCTTGGGGTGATCGCCAAAGTTCCTCACGTAATGCattttatactacaattgtttcaaattttaagttaTTACGGATGTTGAGTCTCAATGAATTAGGAATTACAACATTACCTAATTGtcttaaaaaaatgaaacatttgAGATATCTTGATCTTAGTGAGAATCCCATGGAAAGACTTCCAGATTGGATAGTTGGACTTTCGAATTTGGAAACACTAGATCTCAGTTGGTGTGGAAGTCTTGTGGAATTGCCTAGagacattaaaaaaatgatcaacTTGAGGCATCTCATCTTGGAAGGCTGTATGGGGTTGAGTGGAATGCCACGTGGAATTGGTGAATTGAATGGTGTTCGTACATTGAATAGATTTGTTTTGAGCGAAAGCAATTGTTTGGGGAGGGGCGGTAGTGCTGGTCTTGCTGAGCTGGGGACCCTTAACGAATTAAGGGGAGAGTTAAAGATATTGGATTTGAGGCATGTGGTGTCAGAATCAAATGTTGGTACACCTCTCAAGGACAAACACCTTGATGAGTTGCATTTAGTCTGGAAAGAGGGAGAAGATATAAGCGCGGTTGATGAGGAGGATATTATAAAGTCAATGGAAGTATTGCAACCCCCTTCTAATCTAAAGCACTTGGGAGTgtggggttatggtggtgtgaGGTTTGCGAGTTGGTTTTCTTCTCTCATAAATATTGTTAATCTCGAATTGTGGTTTTGTAAGAGATGCCAACGTCTTCCGCCCTTGGATCATTTGCCTTCCCTTAAGTCTCTTGAGCTACAGAATTTGGAGAAGTTGGAGTACATATCAGAGAATGAGAGCAGTAATAGTATGAGTGATGAGATGATGAGGATCTCATTCTTTCCCTCCCTGGAGACACTCGAGTTAAACAATTGCCCTGTTCTGAAGGGATGGTGGAGGGCCCACACTCATAACAGtgctgcttcttcttcatcaacGGAAAATCTGTCGTTGCCTTCTTTTCCTCGTCTTTCTACATTGTCTATTGATGAGTGTCCTAATCTAACTTCCATGCCTCTGTATCCAAATGTGGAGAGAATACATCTTGAGAAGAGCAGCTGGAAGGTTGTCGATTCCTTGTTTGTTAGAGGAGCATCTGATATTACACATGATGTTGGTGTTGATGTTGATGTTTctgcctcttcttcttcccctcaTCTCTCCAAATTAACACATCTGACACTCGGTGGAATTGAGGATTTGGCATCACTGCCAGAAGAAATAAGCAATCTCACATCACTTAAGGAGCTTGCAATTGATTATTGCCCTAAATTGGCATCACTGCCAGAAGGGATTCGTGGACTCCCCTGTTTAAATAGATTGAAAATTCACCGTTGCCCCATGTTAAGCGAAAGATGCAAGAAAGAAACAGGTGAGGACTGGTTTAAGATTGCTCACATCCAATCCATTGAAATTGATGAATCTTAA